A segment of the Panicum hallii strain FIL2 chromosome 1, PHallii_v3.1, whole genome shotgun sequence genome:
gaggGGCACGCCttcgctgcggcggcggcggcggcagggacgGGGGCGTCTTCGTCAAGGGCTGCGCGGGAGCCGCGGAGGCCGTGGCCGAGGCCAGGAGCCTGCACGCCATCCGCTCCGCGCTCGAGGACCTCGAGGACCACCTCCAGTTCCTGCACGTGAGGCTGCGCCCCTCCCGCCCCACTGTCTCCCCTAACCCCAATCGCTTCCCAGCCTCTTCTAGGGTGTCGCGTTGATTGCTAGCGTGAGTTAGTTCAGGTGTGGACCACCACTTCTGGGCTGCAGTTGCGATCGATTGGGACTGCCTTTGGGAGCTCCGGATCGCGTTGTTCCCGTGATTGGGCAGATTCTGGCATGAGGAACTGCTAATCCTGATTTCCTAAAATGCCCTGCCTGTATTCGATGTGCGGCCTCCAAGGGGCTTGGTGTTCGCGCCTTGAAATCCACGAGGAGCACTCTTGTTTTACACTTGTTTGATCCCGTTCCATGATGTTCACACGGTACATAGTAGAAAATGAGCTGTGCTGCTGAACGTATGTATGTTGTGTGGCATTAGCAGAGCTGTTACTGTTTTGCCATGATAATGCATTTACTTTTCTATGATTGTTCTATTTGGAAAATTGTGCTCCAGTGATTTTGCCTCAAAAATGGCCGGTCTCTTGCTCATTGAGTGCAGATTTGTTGGTCATGTGAGCCATGTGGATATTAAGGGTGTCCTGCCAATCCACATGGTTTTGCTTGCCCTTCCCGTCCTGGTGTCCCGTGATCTGGATTCCGGTTGTGCTAGAAATATTAGTATCCTATTCTACAGACATCTATCTCTTCTTAAAAGGTGATAGCATGGATACATGTTTGGTGTGGTACGCGGAGATGCAGATTCTTGTCATCTCGCATAAGGATATACTTGATTTCGCTTTGTAATCCTAACATGCGGAAATGGAAGTAATTCCAAGTTTGATGGTTGTTTCAGCCCAATGATTTTTCAGCATCATTATGCTATCCATGCTTGCTAATAAATTGTGACATGAAGCAGGAAGCTGCGTTCTGAAATTTGACAAAGATGTAGACAGTACATACATATTGATAATTTGGAGTTCCTGGGCATTTTGTTAATTTGATTATTCCCATCCTGTCTTAGATCAGCTTCTAACCTGTGTTGTTGTTCCTCTACAGACTGTTCAATCGCAACAGCGGGCTGAGCGAGATGCTGCAATTGCTAGACTGGAGCAAAGCCGTCTAGTCCTCGCTATGAGATTAGCAGAACATCAGGGGAAGAGGTACAGAGTCATCGACGAGGCCTTGGCATTTGTGGGTGAAGTGAGTGACAAGAGTCGATTTATCTCACCAGAAGATGTCTGTGCGACCCATTCAGAGGATGATGCAGAGCACAACAGGGGCAGTAGTTCAAGGATCATGTCAAGCATGCTATCATGTAGTTTGTCTTTAGCCAAGAATTCACTTCGGCTGGACAAGATCGGTGGTGCTCTGGGTAATGCTGCGGTATTTGCAGTAAGTATGCTTGCTTTCTTGCAGCTGCATCAAATTGCATTTGGAAGTAAAACTCCAGCCATGGGATACAGGAAGAGAATTGAGTACAGTTTTCAATCTGGGAGCTCACAGCAGAATGGGAAAGGGAAACATTTGGAGGTTTACCTAGCCAGAGGATGAGGAATTATTAGATCACACTGTTTGCTGTACAGAAAGTTTTGACCAAAGATCATTTTTCGTTGGTTTTGTTAGGGCACTGATCATTCTTTACAACGACAGGCTGGACCCTGTTCCAGGCAACCAGGGAACTGACTGTCCAATTCTTTTGGATGGATTGGAAGGATACTATGAATTGTACCTCCCAAATTGTAAATGGCTTTGTGCTTAGAGATGGATTGTTTGTAAACTGTGTCCTTGTTCAAGGAAACTTAATGATCGAGTTTTTAAAGCGATAGCTTTCCACACCATCCTCCCTCCACTTGCTTGCCAGTTTTGATCATATTGATTCTACAAAACACAACTGCTGCCTGGGTGCTATTGAGAGATGTGTTCAAGGTTCTTTGCTTGTGTGATAAGTTCCATGTCCGTGTGGCTATAGGTTGAGTACATGCGGGTGCTTGTGCGGGTGTGCCTATGCTTTATTTGGAGTACTGATGACGTTATTTGCTTTCTGCTTCCTTGTGCTTGATGATGCTTCTTTCTCTGCTTTGCTTTGTTGATTGCTGGTCTGGTAATATTTGGTGCCGAAGCTGCTTTGTTTATATGTTCGTACGTACCCTACTGTTTTCCAGATGTACCCAGCTTTGTTACTTTTGACCATTGCCCTCCAGGTCCAGGCTGCTCTAACTGGTCGGTTGCGCTTTGTGCCATTTGTGTTTTCTGTTCATATTGTACAGTAATACGTTGAAAAGGTGAAGTAAATACATCCTGATGATCTATGATGCAGTTTATGGGTCTATGTGAAGTTATTGTTACATACTAGTTTGTTTAAAGGATGCTTATTGTCTCTGTCTTTTTTCCCCCTTAAAGAGGGAAAGTAGGTGTGATTTTTTCTGTGATACACGTATGGGAGGTTCACTCACAGTGGATTTATTCTAGATGCATTCATTATGGATGTTCTTTAGGTGAGTTGCTAAAACAAGAAAAATATTGTTACCATATGTGGTTGCTTATGTACCTAATTATTGTCCCGAGCTTGACACAAAATGAGGTGTCTGCACATTGATCACCTTAGACTAAACATAGCATCAGTTATTTTCCATTTTTTATTGATTTTTGCCCTCATGGAACAAAGAGGTTTCCGTGCTTCTATGTCACCCTGCTTATCTTTTCTCGGATTTGGAAGCAATAAAGTGAAAGGAAATCCTAGAAGGGAATAAAGATCTTTGTCTCACTCATTAAGCTCAAAAGAATCCTCTGTAAAATAAAAGCTCTGAAGAAACAACTTCTTTTGGACGGATAAAAGAGGGTGTGTGCGCTGCTGTCAGCTGAGGTGTGGAGAAATCTAAATTAAACTTAAGAACAAATCTAGACTAATTGAAATACCTCATTCGTTTTAAACAATAGGtcgttttagcttttctagatacatagcatAGCCATTATATGCGTCTAGATACACACaatatctagatatatagaaaaaaattatgtatctaaaAATGCTAAAATGACTTACAATTTGGAAGGGAGTGAGTATTTAAGTAGCTACCTGGAAATTCGAAGGGAAAAAAAGGTCTAAATGACCCAGTGATCAAAACCCAAAAATTCCCTCAGTGTTGAGAGTTTCttcagaaagaaaaggaaagatgGCGCCTTGCTACGATCATATTCATGTATTTACATCTACCTGCTTAACCAATTTAAGAGCAGTTTGATGCATCTGGGGGCTTCTTTGGCGACCCTTATAAAGCGGCCGATGGTGTGAAATTGTGAAAATACTTCCTAATGTCCATTCCTCTTCGTACACATAGCACACTGATCAGTAATGATCAGATCTTGTTGTACTTGTACAAGTTTACAGGTTTATTTGTTGAGTTGCAAGTGGTCATACAACAACAGGTGCTGACACTGGCCAGTAAAGTTAGAATCTGAAGAGGAAGAATGCTCTGGTCTCCATTTTCTTGATCTGAAGAAGAAAGCTTCGTTTTTCTGTATTGTTACAGGACCCGGGTGCTGCATTACTGCAATCTCAAGAACAATAATTAACTTGACAAGGAGATAAAGGCATGAACAATAGGATCATGGAAGAGAAATGCTGCTCCCACTATTGGTTGCTTTGTGCCTTGTGTCTGTTCTGTTCACTGAATCACTGTACAGTGTGAAATGCTGCTCCCACTAATCTGTTGGAGAAGTTGAAGTAAAAACATCCTGATGGTCTGTAATGCAGCATATGCGTCTGTGTGAGGCTGTTACATACTACTTGTTCTCATGGGGTTCTGGTGAGCTCTAATTGAAGTTGATCTATGCTCATAGGTGCTCATAGGATGCCCATTGTCAATAACAGTACAGTGATCTCtgcctttatttctttttaaaACAAGAGCAGGTTCAAATTTTACTGTTCATGCACGTGTAAGGTTCATTCACAGTGGATTTATTTTAGGTGCACTCATCATTGAAGTTACCATATGTGGTTGCTTATGGGCCTAATTATTGTCACGAGCTTAACACAAAATGAACTGTCCGCCCATTGATCACCTAATACTAATCATAATATCAATCATTTCCTATTTACTGTAAAATTTTTGCACTCATGTTGGAACAAAAGAGATTTTTGTGCCTTTTGTGTTGGCCTGCTTGTCTTTTCTCCAATTTGGACGGAATAAAGTGAAAGGAAATCCTAGAAGGGAATAAAGATCCTGTCTCTTGCTCATTAAGCTCAAAGGAAACACATGTAAAAGAAAAAGCTCAAAAGAAACCACCTCTTTCGGACACAGAGGGAATgtctgctgctgcctgctgagGTGTGGAGAAACCAAAGTAAACTTAAGAGCAAATTTAGACTAATTAGGATCTTTAAGTAGCTAGTTGGAACTTTTGAGAAAATTTTAAATGACCCAGTAATCAAAACCCAAAAAATCTTAACTCAGTGTGGAGAGATCTTATTCAGAATGAGAAGGAAAGATGGAGCCTTGGTCCGATCTTATCCATCTCTTTACCTCTACCTGCTTTACCCAGTTTAAGTAGAGCTTTGATGCATCTTGATGTTGAAGCTCACTGCGGAATTCGCCGCTGACGAACTCAGGAAGACACATACAAAAGCCAAGAACGACTCAAGAAATTGGTGCTGCACTAACCGGGCATCTTTTACCGTTGCTTTATTTAAGTATTTAATGGGAAAACTAGTGCCAACTTCTGAACAGTTAAGCTATTCTATTTACACAGGGCTTATGCTTTATCGATCGTGCCATCCCACAATCAAAGCAGCAGCCGTGCTCTTACTTCACTACAGGAAACTGCTAGAATGAAATTAAAGAAGCAATCAAGATAATCATCAAGGGTTGTGCAACACTTGGAGCTTCTTTGGCGACCCGTAAGATGCAGTCGGTGGTGCGAAAACACGCTGATGTCAGTTTCTCTTGGTGCACCGTGCACACAGAACACTCGATCAGTGACGATCAGTTTTTTTTTCGAACCGCGATGATCAGATCTTTGTTGTACTTACCTGTCAATCATGGTGTCTGATGATGCTGCGTCCATTTCTTGAGCCGGCAAGGCCTTGAACCGCGGTGTTGCTGACATCATTGTGTCTGATGTTTGGGCTTCTCCGGCGCACACAAGCTGTTTAATTTTGGGCCTAGATACACACAAGCCGTTTGTATTCTTCGAGCGGGACGCACCACCTCGcactctcgccgacgagctGCCCGGTCAACGACGAGGCACCCTCCGCTCTCCAGCGCGAGGTGGACCGGATCAGCTCCCTCGACACTAGGAACTAGGAAGAGCAGCGTCCGCGCCAAGGGCCCAAGAATATCAACGATCGACGGCAGATCGTATCAGCGCCCGGCAGGTTGAAGCCTTGGCCGCCGCCACGCTGACTGTCCACTGCTAGCTAGCTTCATCTTATCATCTTCTTCCACAGTTCATCCTGCCAATGATCACAAAGGCATGCTCTTCGGTTTTGCCAAATCTGGTAAAGATGCTGCCGTTTGGAGATCTGTCCGAGCTTCCCGCGACGCGTGGCACCCGGCGCGCGTTATGCGGCTCGGAGGCTTGCAAGTCTGCAAGGCTGCAACCAATGGAAAAATTGcaggcttcggtgcaagaaaaaTATGAACCTAAAATGAACTGACGCAGACAACGCGGCCCCGCTTGTTGGCACTGAGACGGCCTGCGGTGTGGAACGTGCATGTTGACGTGCGTGGATACTTCTGGTTCAAGTTAGCTGTTGGACATACCTATTAACTTGATATTTATAATAGCGATTGTTATTCATAAAAAGAAAATTTATACATGCTTATGCCCATGACCACAGGTCAGATAACATATTAATGGAAGGAAACACATGCACATCATTTGAACATTGTGCGATGAGCTGTTTGACTACATATATATTTCTTCAATTTTAAGTTAGAATGAACTTTCTTCCTGTACTCAAAAGAAGTAAAACATATGCAGTTAGACTTGCCCTTGAGGTATTTAGTCAACTTGGGAAAAAATAATACCTGCAGCTAATTTAGGTACGATGCAGTAGTCTATCTATGATAACTGTCTGAGAACCTAAGTTGTGGTGACCTTAATTGCTTCTTTTGGCGTGTTTTGCCGTAGGGCACTGCATGCTGCTACTGTTAATGCAAATGCATCAGATGATTGTACAactaagaaaaagaaaagtgttACAAGGAAAAGGTTGGGTTTACTAACATCAAGTTTTCTTTCTTTTACGATCGCGTATCAAAAACTAAAACTTATATATGTACTTC
Coding sequences within it:
- the LOC112893736 gene encoding plastid division protein PDV1 — encoded protein: MRWDAAEPEAVLERIWDLHDRLSDAILASSRAHLLLPPPPPPPTAPPAGGARLRCGGGGGRDGGVFVKGCAGAAEAVAEARSLHAIRSALEDLEDHLQFLHTVQSQQRAERDAAIARLEQSRLVLAMRLAEHQGKRYRVIDEALAFVGEVSDKSRFISPEDVCATHSEDDAEHNRGSSSRIMSSMLSCSLSLAKNSLRLDKIGGALGNAAVFAVSMLAFLQLHQIAFGSKTPAMGYRKRIEYSFQSGSSQQNGKGKHLEVYLARG